One Streptomyces sp. CNQ-509 DNA window includes the following coding sequences:
- a CDS encoding ATP-binding protein, with product MKIAFVGKGGSGKTTLSSLFVRHLAGTGRPVLAVDADINQHLGAALGLDEEEAARLPALGAHLPLIKEHLRGDNPRIADAAGMIKTTPPGTGSRLLTVTGDNPVYAACARPVRLDNGSVRLMVTGPFTEADLGVACYHSKTGAVEMCLNHLVDGREEYVVVDMTAGSDSFASGMFTRFDMTFLVAEPTRKGVSVYRQYKEYARDFDVALCVVGNKVQGPEDLEFLRAEVGADLLAAFPHSDWVRSMEKGRPPAFATLEEPAAQVLRELYGAVDASYERRDWARYTDQMVHFHRRNAESWGNAKTGADLRDQIDPGFVLGETTPPEPLPAVPDAAATPQPA from the coding sequence ATGAAGATCGCTTTCGTGGGAAAGGGCGGCAGCGGCAAGACCACCCTGTCGTCCCTCTTCGTCCGGCATCTCGCCGGCACCGGCCGCCCCGTGCTCGCCGTCGACGCGGACATCAACCAGCACCTGGGCGCCGCCCTCGGGCTCGACGAGGAGGAGGCCGCCCGGCTGCCCGCGCTCGGCGCACACCTCCCGCTCATCAAGGAGCACCTGCGCGGCGACAACCCGCGGATCGCGGACGCTGCCGGCATGATCAAGACCACACCCCCCGGCACGGGCTCCCGCCTGCTCACGGTAACCGGGGACAATCCGGTGTACGCCGCGTGCGCGCGCCCCGTGCGGTTGGACAACGGCTCCGTGCGCCTCATGGTCACCGGCCCGTTCACCGAGGCCGACCTCGGCGTCGCCTGCTACCACTCCAAGACCGGTGCGGTGGAGATGTGCCTCAACCACCTGGTCGACGGGCGCGAGGAGTACGTCGTCGTCGACATGACGGCGGGCAGCGACTCCTTCGCCTCCGGCATGTTCACGCGTTTCGACATGACGTTCCTCGTCGCCGAGCCGACCCGCAAGGGCGTCTCCGTCTACCGCCAGTACAAGGAGTACGCGCGCGACTTCGACGTCGCGCTGTGCGTCGTCGGCAACAAGGTGCAGGGCCCGGAGGATCTGGAGTTCCTGCGCGCGGAGGTGGGCGCCGACCTGCTGGCCGCCTTCCCGCACTCCGACTGGGTGCGGTCGATGGAGAAGGGCCGCCCCCCGGCGTTCGCGACGCTGGAGGAGCCGGCGGCGCAGGTGCTGCGGGAGCTGTACGGGGCCGTGGACGCGTCGTACGAGCGCCGCGACTGGGCCCGGTACACCGACCAGATGGTGCACTTCCACCGCAGGAACGCGGAGAGCTGGGGCAACGCGAAGACCGGGGCCGATCTGAGGGACCAGATCGACCCCGGCTTCGTCCTGGGCGAGACGACGCCCCCGGAGCCCCTGCCGGCCGTACCGGACGCGGCTGCGACCCCTCAGCCCGCCTGA
- a CDS encoding SulP family inorganic anion transporter — protein sequence MPAGRPTPLGSPSAERAKDPEHEPEHEPEHTADPAPPKTAGHAGHAAVPGPAGPSEHTAPRRPFVADLSASVTVFLIALPLSLGIALATGAPLQAGLLSAAVGGIVVGLIGGAPLQVSGPAAGLTVVTADLIQQYGWRTTCAITAFAGLAQLALGSLRVARAALAVSPAIVHGMLAGIGATIALAQLHIVLGGSPQSSPVDNTLALPGQFADLDPAAVSVSAVVIVVLLGWPWLRGRGTGPLRYVPGALAAIVLATGFASLTGLRLPRVDLPSWSSHALAGVPDGPVLGLVAAVLTITVVASVESLLSAVAVDKLAVARGDRHPVPRTDLDRELRAQGAGNFFAGLLGGLPITGVAVRSSANVAAGAVGRRSAVLHGVWVVLASLLLVGMLELIPLAALGALVMVVGIQMVKISHVRSVRRHREVLVYAATVAGVVMLGVLEGVAVGIAVAVAMSLHRLSRTRVTLERRGGDAAPGAAGEGGPEDTYLVRVRGQLTFLAVPRLSRGLAQVPPGATVEVELTGSFMDHAAYETLQEWRQAHIAHGGAAELVSATGRRIAEPATAHHCHPWTPWRNHCCVTSPEQPAPAHRLLSGISNFQRNTAPRVREELARLAREGQRPTQLFLTCADSRVVTSMITSSGPGDLFTVRNVGNLVPLPDEPGDRAGSASDADGGTATPGTRRDATLQDDSVAAAIEFAVEVLRVESITVCGHSGCGAVQALLDEEAAHGGAADPAAGVPPTPLRRWLRHGLPSLARARADGPRIVSRPFADDTERVSVANVAQQLDHLRRHPCVRRRLADGSLSLHGMYFHVGEAQAYVLGEQGDFTAVRPGPAGLAERAAADVR from the coding sequence ATGCCCGCAGGACGCCCGACGCCCCTGGGAAGCCCTTCCGCCGAGCGCGCGAAGGATCCGGAACACGAACCGGAACACGAACCGGAACACACGGCAGACCCCGCACCCCCGAAGACCGCCGGGCACGCCGGGCACGCCGCAGTGCCCGGACCCGCCGGTCCCTCCGAACACACCGCCCCCCGGCGGCCCTTCGTCGCGGACCTCTCCGCCTCCGTGACCGTCTTCCTGATCGCGCTTCCGCTCTCCCTGGGCATCGCGCTCGCGACCGGCGCCCCGCTGCAGGCAGGGCTGCTGTCCGCAGCCGTGGGCGGCATCGTCGTCGGCCTGATCGGCGGGGCGCCGCTCCAGGTCAGCGGGCCCGCCGCCGGGCTGACGGTGGTCACGGCCGATCTCATCCAGCAGTACGGCTGGCGCACCACCTGCGCCATCACCGCCTTCGCCGGGCTCGCGCAGCTCGCGCTCGGCTCGCTCAGGGTGGCCCGTGCGGCGCTGGCGGTCAGCCCGGCGATCGTGCACGGCATGCTCGCGGGCATCGGCGCGACCATCGCACTGGCCCAGTTGCACATCGTCCTCGGCGGCAGCCCGCAGAGCTCGCCCGTCGACAACACCCTGGCGCTGCCCGGCCAGTTCGCCGACCTGGACCCGGCCGCCGTGTCGGTGAGCGCCGTCGTCATCGTCGTGCTGCTGGGCTGGCCCTGGCTGCGCGGGCGGGGCACGGGTCCCCTGCGCTACGTACCCGGGGCGCTGGCCGCCATCGTGCTCGCGACCGGCTTCGCCTCCCTCACCGGCCTGCGGCTGCCGCGGGTCGACCTGCCGTCGTGGAGCAGCCACGCGCTCGCGGGCGTGCCCGACGGGCCGGTGCTCGGGCTGGTGGCCGCGGTGCTGACGATCACGGTCGTGGCCAGCGTGGAGTCACTGCTGTCCGCGGTGGCCGTCGACAAGCTGGCGGTGGCACGGGGCGACCGGCACCCCGTGCCACGCACCGACCTCGACCGGGAACTGCGCGCCCAGGGGGCCGGCAACTTCTTCGCGGGGCTGCTCGGCGGGCTGCCCATCACCGGGGTCGCGGTGCGCAGTTCCGCGAACGTCGCGGCGGGGGCGGTCGGTCGCCGCTCGGCGGTGCTCCACGGTGTGTGGGTGGTGCTGGCGTCGCTGCTGCTGGTGGGGATGCTGGAGCTGATCCCGCTGGCGGCGCTGGGTGCGCTGGTGATGGTCGTCGGCATCCAGATGGTGAAGATCAGCCACGTGCGGTCGGTGCGGCGGCACCGGGAGGTGCTCGTCTACGCGGCGACCGTGGCCGGCGTCGTGATGCTGGGCGTACTGGAGGGCGTCGCGGTGGGAATCGCGGTGGCGGTGGCGATGTCGCTGCACCGGCTGTCCCGTACGCGGGTGACGCTGGAGCGGCGCGGCGGGGACGCGGCGCCGGGCGCGGCAGGCGAGGGCGGCCCGGAGGACACGTACCTCGTGCGGGTGCGCGGGCAGCTCACCTTCCTTGCCGTCCCGCGGCTGAGCCGGGGGCTCGCGCAGGTGCCGCCGGGCGCGACCGTGGAGGTGGAACTGACCGGCTCGTTCATGGACCACGCCGCGTACGAGACGCTGCAGGAGTGGCGGCAGGCGCACATCGCGCACGGCGGCGCCGCGGAGCTGGTCTCCGCCACCGGCCGGCGCATCGCCGAGCCGGCCACGGCGCACCACTGCCATCCCTGGACGCCATGGCGCAACCACTGCTGCGTCACGTCACCGGAGCAGCCCGCCCCGGCGCACCGGCTGCTCAGCGGGATCAGCAACTTCCAGCGCAACACCGCGCCGCGGGTGCGCGAGGAGCTGGCGCGGCTGGCGCGCGAGGGGCAGCGGCCCACCCAGCTCTTTCTGACGTGCGCGGACTCCCGGGTGGTCACCAGCATGATCACGTCGAGCGGGCCGGGCGACCTGTTCACGGTACGGAACGTGGGGAACCTGGTGCCGCTGCCGGACGAGCCCGGAGACCGCGCGGGCTCCGCGAGCGACGCGGACGGCGGGACGGCCACGCCCGGTACCCGCCGGGACGCCACCCTGCAGGACGACTCCGTCGCGGCGGCGATCGAGTTCGCGGTCGAGGTGCTGCGGGTCGAGTCGATCACCGTGTGCGGGCACTCCGGCTGCGGGGCGGTGCAGGCGCTGCTCGACGAGGAGGCCGCCCACGGCGGCGCCGCGGACCCCGCCGCCGGCGTACCGCCCACGCCGCTGCGGCGCTGGCTGCGGCACGGGCTGCCCAGCCTGGCGCGGGCCAGGGCCGACGGGCCCCGGATCGTCTCCCGGCCGTTCGCGGACGACACCGAGCGGGTGAGCGTGGCCAACGTGGCGCAGCAGTTGGACCATCTGCGCCGGCACCCGTGTGTACGCCGCCGGCTGGCTGACGGTTCGTTGAGCCTCCACGGCATGTATTTCCACGTCGGCGAGGCCCAGGCTTATGTCCTGGGAGAGCAGGGCGACTTCACGGCCGTACGCCCCGGACCCGCGGGGCTGGCGGAGCGTGCCGCGGCCGACGTCCGGTAG
- a CDS encoding type II secretion system F family protein, with product MSGEAAAVAPVCGAALCAGAAVVLAGGRRPAVRRARALLGPPGSAVRVGRRWRVAAVVRTWGGRRELWCLPAGCVVGLLGASWLPLLAGVVAVPLVGRRLRGRERRGAEVRRAAAVIELCAAVAGGLRAGRQPAGALLAAAPGGPAGGPEVLAAARFGGDVPGALRSAAGAPGAQGLAGVAACWQVAAGGGAGLADGLDRVAAALRAERDERDEVQAQLAGPRATALLLALLPCFGLLMGSALGAAPLRVLLHTPAGLVCLVAGGLLEWAGLAWVGRIVRGAHAR from the coding sequence GTGAGCGGGGAGGCCGCGGCGGTCGCGCCGGTGTGCGGGGCGGCGTTGTGCGCGGGGGCGGCCGTGGTGCTGGCCGGCGGGCGGAGACCCGCGGTGCGGAGGGCCCGGGCGCTGCTGGGGCCGCCGGGGAGCGCGGTGCGGGTGGGGCGGCGGTGGCGGGTGGCCGCGGTCGTACGGACGTGGGGTGGGCGTCGCGAGTTGTGGTGCCTGCCGGCCGGGTGCGTGGTGGGGCTGCTGGGTGCGTCGTGGCTGCCGCTGCTGGCGGGGGTGGTGGCGGTGCCGCTCGTCGGGCGGCGGCTGCGCGGCCGTGAGCGGCGTGGTGCGGAGGTGCGCCGGGCGGCGGCCGTGATCGAGCTGTGCGCGGCGGTCGCGGGCGGGCTGCGGGCCGGGCGGCAGCCGGCCGGGGCACTGCTCGCCGCGGCGCCCGGCGGACCCGCGGGGGGTCCGGAGGTGCTGGCGGCCGCGCGGTTCGGCGGCGATGTGCCGGGCGCGCTGCGGTCGGCGGCCGGGGCGCCCGGTGCGCAGGGGCTTGCGGGCGTCGCCGCGTGCTGGCAGGTGGCCGCGGGCGGCGGCGCGGGACTCGCGGACGGGCTGGACCGGGTGGCGGCGGCGCTGCGCGCGGAGCGGGACGAACGGGACGAGGTGCAGGCCCAGTTGGCGGGCCCGCGGGCGACGGCACTGCTGCTGGCCCTGCTGCCCTGCTTCGGGCTGCTGATGGGCTCGGCGCTCGGCGCCGCGCCGCTGCGGGTGCTGCTGCACACACCGGCGGGGCTGGTCTGCCTGGTGGCGGGCGGTCTGCTGGAGTGGGCGGGGCTGGCCTGGGTGGGCCGGATCGTGCGAGGTGCGCATGCGCGCTGA
- the ssd gene encoding septum site-determining protein Ssd — protein sequence MWSGALRDGGLRLRGGLVRQSCGLAGAGAAGPGVAARGVSVRRAPARGAGARVAWGRRAGGFGPGAGGRTGGPGGGPGGEGSASPGAGDGAAGRPLVVTEDEDLLDDLLRLCAAAGTQAEVSHAPGRQDWGAAPLVLVGDDCAGRLAAGRARRDGVVLVGRDQDDPGVWERAVAVGAEQVVVLPDGETTLVDRIADAAEGVGAQARTVGVVGGRGGAGASTLACALAVTAARAGRRTVLVDADPLGGGLDVLLGGEEAEGLRWPALASSRGRIGGAALEESLPRLHGLRLLSWDRGGGEPGAVAPEAMRSVLAAARRRGGVVVVDLPRRVDEPVAEALAQVDVGLLVVPAELRAVAAAHRVADAVRMVLGDLRVVVRGPTRGGLPAEDVAELLRLPLAGELPAEPGLPQAAETGAAPPGSRPRTPLSRFCTDFWARALPGASAEGAPV from the coding sequence GTGTGGAGCGGTGCGCTGCGGGACGGCGGGCTGCGGCTGCGGGGCGGCTTGGTGAGGCAGAGCTGCGGGCTCGCGGGGGCCGGGGCCGCGGGGCCGGGGGTCGCGGCTCGCGGGGTTTCCGTACGTCGTGCGCCGGCGCGCGGAGCCGGGGCGCGGGTGGCCTGGGGGCGCCGGGCCGGTGGGTTCGGCCCCGGGGCCGGAGGGCGGACGGGCGGTCCCGGCGGCGGGCCCGGGGGTGAGGGGAGCGCGTCCCCCGGTGCCGGCGACGGTGCCGCGGGGCGGCCGCTGGTCGTCACGGAGGACGAGGACCTTCTCGACGACCTGCTGCGCCTCTGCGCCGCGGCGGGCACGCAGGCGGAGGTCTCGCACGCGCCGGGCCGGCAGGACTGGGGCGCGGCACCGCTGGTGCTGGTCGGGGACGACTGTGCCGGGCGGCTGGCGGCGGGGCGGGCCCGGCGGGACGGGGTGGTGCTCGTCGGCCGGGATCAGGACGACCCGGGGGTGTGGGAGCGGGCGGTCGCGGTCGGGGCGGAGCAGGTGGTCGTGCTGCCGGACGGCGAGACGACGCTGGTGGACCGGATCGCCGACGCCGCGGAGGGCGTCGGCGCGCAGGCCCGCACGGTCGGGGTCGTCGGCGGCCGGGGCGGTGCGGGGGCGTCCACGCTGGCCTGCGCGCTTGCGGTGACGGCGGCGCGGGCCGGGCGGCGCACGGTGCTGGTCGACGCGGATCCGCTGGGCGGCGGGCTCGACGTGCTGCTCGGCGGCGAGGAGGCGGAGGGGCTGCGCTGGCCGGCCCTCGCGTCGTCGCGGGGGCGGATCGGCGGGGCGGCGCTGGAGGAGTCGCTGCCGCGTCTGCACGGCCTGCGGCTGCTGAGCTGGGACCGGGGCGGCGGCGAGCCGGGGGCGGTGGCGCCGGAGGCGATGCGCTCGGTGCTGGCGGCGGCCCGCAGGCGGGGCGGGGTGGTCGTGGTCGACCTGCCGCGGCGGGTGGACGAGCCGGTGGCCGAGGCGCTGGCCCAGGTGGACGTGGGGCTGCTGGTGGTGCCGGCGGAGCTGCGCGCGGTCGCGGCGGCGCACCGGGTGGCGGACGCGGTGCGGATGGTGCTGGGCGATCTGCGGGTGGTGGTGCGGGGTCCGACGCGGGGCGGGTTGCCGGCCGAGGACGTCGCCGAGCTGCTGCGCCTTCCGCTGGCCGGTGAACTCCCGGCGGAGCCGGGCCTGCCGCAGGCCGCCGAGACCGGCGCCGCGCCGCCGGGCAGCCGCCCCCGTACGCCGCTGTCCCGCTTCTGCACGGACTTCTGGGCCCGGGCCCTGCCGGGTGCGAGCGCGGAGGGGGCGCCGGTATGA
- a CDS encoding HAD family phosphatase — MLALVENHSLPRTAAFFDLDKTVIAKSSTLTFTRSFYHGGLMNRRAVLRSAYSQFIYLLGGADHEQTERMRAYLSNLCRGWNVAQVSDIVAETLHDLIDPIIYDEAASLIEDHHLAGRDVVIVSSSGAEVVEPIGELLGADRTIATRMVVEDGRYTGEIDYYAYGPAKAEAVRELAYAEGYDLARSYAYSDSITDVPLLETVGHPYAVNPDRALRREAEQRDWPVLSFAHPVRLKQRLPQFSLPSRPVLAAAAAGLAAATAAGVVWYAYRRRLQAA; from the coding sequence ATGCTCGCACTCGTGGAAAACCACTCGTTGCCCAGGACGGCCGCCTTCTTCGATCTGGACAAGACGGTCATTGCGAAGTCGAGCACCCTGACCTTCACCCGGTCCTTCTACCACGGCGGGCTGATGAACCGGAGGGCTGTGCTCCGATCCGCCTACTCGCAGTTCATCTACCTCCTGGGCGGCGCCGACCACGAGCAGACCGAGCGCATGCGCGCCTACCTCTCCAACCTCTGCCGCGGCTGGAACGTGGCCCAGGTGAGCGACATCGTGGCCGAGACCCTCCACGACCTCATCGACCCGATCATCTACGACGAGGCCGCCTCCCTCATCGAGGACCACCACCTCGCCGGCCGCGACGTCGTCATCGTCAGCAGCTCGGGCGCCGAGGTCGTCGAGCCCATCGGCGAGCTGCTCGGCGCGGACCGCACGATCGCCACCCGCATGGTCGTCGAGGACGGCCGCTACACCGGCGAGATCGACTACTACGCCTACGGGCCCGCCAAGGCGGAGGCCGTACGGGAGCTGGCATACGCCGAGGGCTACGACCTCGCACGCTCGTACGCGTACAGCGACTCGATCACGGACGTACCCCTCCTGGAGACTGTCGGCCACCCCTACGCCGTCAACCCCGACCGGGCGCTGCGCCGCGAGGCGGAGCAGCGCGACTGGCCGGTGCTGTCGTTCGCCCACCCCGTGCGCCTGAAGCAGCGGCTGCCGCAGTTCTCGCTGCCCTCCCGACCCGTGCTCGCCGCGGCCGCCGCGGGGCTGGCGGCGGCGACCGCGGCCGGAGTCGTCTGGTACGCGTACCGCCGCCGCCTCCAGGCCGCCTGA
- a CDS encoding TadA family conjugal transfer-associated ATPase, whose translation MVGAVRRRLAESGGEPTPAGVAAALRREGRLLGDTEVLAIAGALRSEMVGSGPLEPLLAQPDVTDVLVTAPDEVWVDRGCGLERVDVRFADADAVRRLAQRLAAVAGRRLDDARPWVDARLPDGTRLHAVLPPVAVGSACLSLRVVRRRAFSLAELAAAGTVPPGGEGLLRGLLDARLSFLVSGGTGSGKTTLLSALLSLVRRDERIVLAEESAELRPDHPHVVRLEARPANQEGAGEVTLQDLVRQALRMRPDRLVVGEVRGREVVDLLAALNTGHEGGSGTVHANAAGDVPARLEALGAVAGLDRPALHSQLAAGVSVLLHLVRDRRGRRRIAEVHVLERGAAGLVAAVPAAVWAAGGFARRAGWPRLERLLARGGGAA comes from the coding sequence TTGGTCGGGGCGGTGCGGCGGCGGTTGGCGGAGAGCGGCGGCGAGCCGACACCCGCCGGGGTGGCCGCCGCGCTGCGGCGGGAGGGGCGGCTGCTCGGCGACACCGAGGTGCTGGCGATCGCGGGCGCGCTGCGTTCGGAGATGGTCGGCAGCGGGCCGCTGGAGCCGCTGCTGGCCCAGCCGGACGTCACCGACGTGCTGGTCACCGCGCCGGACGAGGTGTGGGTGGACCGGGGCTGCGGCCTGGAGCGGGTCGACGTGCGGTTCGCGGACGCCGATGCCGTACGGCGCCTGGCGCAGCGGCTGGCCGCCGTCGCCGGGCGGCGGCTCGACGATGCCCGGCCGTGGGTCGATGCCCGGTTGCCCGACGGCACGCGGCTGCACGCGGTCCTGCCGCCGGTTGCGGTGGGGTCGGCCTGCCTGTCGCTGCGGGTGGTGCGGCGCCGGGCGTTCAGCCTCGCGGAGCTGGCCGCCGCGGGCACGGTGCCACCGGGCGGTGAGGGTCTGCTGCGCGGACTCCTCGACGCCCGGCTGTCGTTCCTGGTGAGCGGCGGCACGGGCAGCGGCAAGACGACGCTGCTGAGTGCGCTGCTGTCGCTGGTGCGGCGGGACGAGCGGATCGTGCTGGCCGAGGAGTCGGCCGAGTTGCGACCGGATCACCCCCATGTCGTACGTCTCGAAGCCCGCCCCGCGAACCAGGAGGGTGCCGGCGAGGTGACGCTGCAGGACCTCGTGCGGCAGGCGCTGCGGATGCGGCCCGACCGGCTGGTCGTGGGCGAGGTGCGGGGGCGCGAGGTCGTCGACCTCCTGGCCGCGCTGAACACCGGCCACGAGGGCGGCTCGGGCACCGTCCATGCGAACGCGGCAGGCGACGTGCCCGCGCGGCTCGAGGCGCTGGGCGCGGTCGCCGGACTCGACCGGCCCGCTCTGCACAGCCAGTTGGCCGCGGGGGTGTCGGTGCTGCTGCACCTGGTGCGCGACCGGCGCGGGCGCCGGCGGATCGCGGAGGTGCACGTGCTGGAGCGGGGCGCGGCGGGGCTGGTGGCGGCGGTGCCCGCCGCGGTGTGGGCGGCCGGCGGGTTCGCCCGCAGGGCCGGGTGGCCGCGGCTGGAGCGGCTGCTGGCGCGGGGCGGGGGTGCGGCGTGA
- a CDS encoding Fic family protein — protein sequence MTSVTDPLAALSTLPGVEEAVSSVRRAVDRVYGHRVMRRRSNEVSAEAALRGARASAALSGADWALEEVRRRSDFSGAGEPRTVGGALRANAEAGQLLSTWRQSPMQVLARLHVVASAGTGDSTAGDAGEAVGRPRLTGEGVTEAGAVLPSPLPDAEEAAARLDALAALVVAGSSAPALVMAAVVHGELLTLRPFRTGNGLVARAAERIVLVGSGLDPKGVCPAEVGHAEQGRGAYETALAGYASGTPEGVGGWIAHCGRAVELGARESTAVCEALQRGAA from the coding sequence ATGACGAGCGTGACCGACCCGCTGGCGGCCCTGAGCACCCTCCCGGGAGTCGAGGAGGCGGTGTCCTCCGTCAGGAGGGCGGTCGATCGCGTCTACGGGCACCGGGTCATGCGGCGGCGCAGCAACGAGGTGTCGGCGGAGGCGGCGCTGCGCGGAGCGCGGGCCTCGGCGGCGCTGTCGGGGGCGGACTGGGCGCTGGAGGAGGTACGGCGGCGCAGCGATTTCTCCGGCGCGGGGGAGCCGCGGACGGTCGGCGGGGCGCTCCGGGCGAACGCGGAGGCGGGGCAGCTGCTGAGCACCTGGCGGCAGTCGCCGATGCAGGTGCTGGCGCGGCTGCACGTGGTGGCGTCGGCGGGTACCGGGGACTCCACGGCGGGGGACGCCGGTGAGGCGGTGGGCCGGCCGCGGCTGACGGGCGAGGGCGTCACAGAGGCGGGTGCGGTGCTGCCGTCGCCGCTGCCGGACGCCGAGGAGGCGGCGGCGCGGCTGGACGCGCTGGCGGCCCTGGTTGTCGCGGGCTCGTCCGCTCCCGCGCTGGTCATGGCGGCGGTGGTGCACGGCGAGTTGCTGACGCTGCGCCCGTTCCGCACCGGCAACGGGCTGGTCGCCCGGGCCGCCGAGCGGATCGTGCTCGTCGGCAGCGGGCTGGACCCGAAGGGGGTCTGCCCCGCCGAGGTGGGGCACGCCGAGCAGGGGCGCGGTGCGTACGAGACGGCCCTCGCGGGCTACGCGAGCGGGACGCCGGAGGGCGTCGGGGGCTGGATCGCGCACTGCGGCCGGGCCGTCGAGCTGGGGGCGCGGGAGAGCACGGCGGTGTGCGAGGCACTGCAGCGGGGCGCTGCGTAG
- a CDS encoding lipoprotein, with the protein MKLIGDGSTAYTGSQPNQPKISRMSAGTKPPQFVVFSWDGAGEDGQRLFSHFRKVARENDAAMTYFLSGVYVLPRDKRMEYQPPGHARGASDIGYLDEEEVAATLEQVRGAWLEGSEIGTHFNGHFCGRTGVASWSKEDWKSEIAQAKQFVQRWKTNTGRKKADPLPFDYDKELVGGRAPCLEGQKNLMKASKEMGFRYDTSGVGSQVWPKKKEGIWDLSLQEVPFPGRAFEVVSMDYNFMANQSGTAYAPAAQHAAFERQMREGLLAGFERAYTTNRAPLVIGNHFESWNGGAYMRAVEDTIKTVCPKKDVHCVSFRQLVDWLDAQDPAALARLRTLDVGEQPAQGWEKFLVKEAKDTKNAKDAKKGSAQRAEPAGSGEKDHAGTTDAKEGQAG; encoded by the coding sequence ATGAAGCTCATCGGCGACGGCTCCACGGCCTACACCGGCAGCCAGCCCAACCAGCCCAAGATCAGCCGGATGTCGGCCGGCACCAAGCCGCCGCAGTTCGTCGTCTTCTCCTGGGACGGCGCCGGCGAGGACGGCCAGCGGCTCTTCTCCCACTTCCGCAAGGTGGCGCGGGAGAACGACGCGGCCATGACGTACTTCCTCAGCGGCGTCTACGTCCTGCCCCGGGACAAGCGCATGGAGTACCAGCCCCCCGGCCACGCCCGCGGCGCCTCCGACATCGGCTACCTGGACGAGGAGGAGGTCGCCGCCACCCTGGAGCAGGTACGCGGCGCCTGGCTGGAGGGCAGCGAGATCGGCACCCACTTCAACGGCCACTTCTGCGGTCGTACGGGCGTCGCGAGCTGGTCGAAGGAGGACTGGAAGAGCGAGATCGCGCAGGCCAAGCAGTTCGTGCAGCGCTGGAAGACGAACACCGGCCGGAAGAAGGCGGATCCCCTCCCCTTCGACTACGACAAGGAGCTGGTCGGCGGTCGCGCCCCCTGCCTGGAGGGGCAGAAGAACCTCATGAAGGCGTCGAAGGAGATGGGTTTCCGCTATGACACCAGCGGTGTCGGCAGCCAGGTGTGGCCCAAGAAGAAGGAGGGCATCTGGGACCTGTCGTTGCAGGAGGTCCCCTTCCCCGGCCGCGCCTTCGAAGTCGTGAGCATGGACTACAACTTCATGGCCAACCAGTCGGGCACCGCCTATGCGCCCGCCGCCCAGCACGCCGCCTTCGAACGGCAGATGCGCGAGGGGCTACTGGCCGGTTTCGAGCGGGCGTACACGACCAACCGCGCGCCTCTCGTCATCGGAAACCACTTCGAGAGCTGGAACGGCGGCGCGTACATGCGTGCCGTAGAGGACACCATCAAGACCGTCTGCCCCAAGAAGGACGTGCACTGCGTCTCCTTCCGGCAGTTGGTGGACTGGCTGGACGCGCAGGACCCGGCGGCGCTCGCCAGGCTGCGCACGCTGGACGTGGGCGAGCAGCCGGCGCAGGGCTGGGAGAAGTTCCTGGTGAAGGAGGCGAAGGACACCAAGAACGCCAAGGACGCGAAGAAGGGGAGCGCGCAGCGCGCCGAGCCGGCGGGGTCCGGGGAGAAGGACCACGCCGGCACCACGGACGCCAAGGAGGGTCAGGCGGGCTGA